In Nocardioides conyzicola, one genomic interval encodes:
- a CDS encoding general stress protein produces the protein MPAGLPGANALRLEFPQSLAVYDDYAAAQKTVDFLSDNEFPVSNLMIVGTDLKRVERITGRLTYGRVALGGLLSGLWLGLFIGLIFSFFTEDNSLLGLIISCMVIGAGFGVVWALLGFALTRGQRDFSSITQVVATRYEVLVEHKVAGQARELLAKLPGALPNPFE, from the coding sequence ATGCCCGCAGGCCTTCCCGGAGCCAACGCCCTCCGGCTCGAGTTCCCCCAGTCCCTGGCGGTGTACGACGACTACGCCGCCGCCCAGAAGACCGTCGACTTCCTGTCCGACAACGAGTTCCCGGTCAGCAACCTGATGATCGTCGGCACCGACCTCAAGCGGGTCGAGCGGATCACCGGGCGGCTGACCTACGGCCGCGTCGCGCTGGGCGGCCTGCTGTCCGGCCTGTGGCTCGGGCTCTTCATCGGCCTGATCTTCTCGTTCTTCACCGAGGACAACAGCCTGCTCGGGCTGATCATCTCCTGCATGGTGATCGGTGCCGGGTTCGGCGTCGTCTGGGCACTCCTCGGCTTCGCCCTCACCCGCGGGCAGCGCGACTTCTCCTCGATCACCCAGGTGGTCGCCACCCGCTACGAGGTGCTGGTCGAGCACAAGGTCGCCGGTCAGGCCCGCGAGCTGCTCGCGAAACTGCCCGGCGCACTGCCCAACCCGTTCGAGTAG
- a CDS encoding M91 family zinc metallopeptidase — MPEGIFDLHDEAARLDTASTAWADLASGITTASDGVDEAARTARDAGWEGKTAESYDAHRKSLVADLDTASGLAESLASTLSAAAGSVRICQGRLDQEWAKVASLTRMPLPGGGFYFQTEDEAERKRADEAVANAQAHRAELDATLATDTAALNQAATAWAQLTSTWAPVADGSRDGFDGVPSDGNEVGVITDGDRTIFSTGSGNDDIRVEIDPKTGERVVTVNGQSYRVPDGQDLVIRAGGGTDTIDVPAGTDVDVTLIGGEGNDTITTRGGDDTILGMDGEDKIDAGDGGDRVSGGADADYLDGQGGDDTVVGGSGRDTLYGMGGDDVLSGGEGQDYLEGADGDDRLDGGEGNDILSGGKDDDTIHGGGGDDVTYAGRGHDTTYAGSGNDTSYVEGTDASYDTEKRVTVEIPDTGSFIKVEGSPEFVARVQADLEMLRGSPTGQQMLENLQDNHDNSGFLGFNKESLTIREYPTPDNSTATPSGNDNTIEYSTHFNTLYDGPPSAVLYHEMAHVYDYMNDTLADGTYQGEDLQDVGDNNRERVAAGLPIDDDNDPDTPERIDPRHPYVYTENGLREEMGAPHRDHY; from the coding sequence ATGCCCGAAGGGATCTTCGACCTCCACGACGAGGCCGCCCGGCTCGACACCGCCTCGACCGCCTGGGCCGACCTCGCCTCCGGCATCACCACGGCGAGCGACGGGGTCGACGAGGCCGCCCGGACGGCGCGTGACGCCGGGTGGGAGGGCAAGACCGCCGAGTCGTACGACGCTCACCGCAAGAGCCTCGTCGCCGACCTCGACACCGCCTCCGGTCTCGCCGAGTCGCTGGCCTCCACCCTGTCGGCCGCCGCCGGATCGGTGCGCATCTGCCAGGGCCGCCTCGACCAGGAGTGGGCCAAGGTCGCGTCGCTGACCCGGATGCCGCTGCCGGGCGGTGGCTTCTACTTCCAGACCGAGGACGAGGCCGAGCGCAAGCGCGCCGACGAGGCGGTCGCCAACGCCCAGGCCCACCGCGCCGAGCTCGACGCCACCCTGGCCACGGACACGGCCGCACTCAACCAGGCGGCCACGGCCTGGGCGCAGCTCACCTCGACCTGGGCTCCGGTCGCGGACGGCAGCCGCGACGGCTTCGACGGGGTGCCGAGCGACGGCAACGAGGTCGGCGTGATCACCGACGGCGACCGCACGATCTTCAGCACCGGCAGCGGCAACGACGACATCCGGGTCGAGATCGACCCGAAGACCGGGGAGCGCGTGGTCACGGTCAACGGTCAGAGCTACCGGGTGCCGGACGGCCAGGACCTGGTGATCCGGGCCGGCGGGGGGACCGACACCATCGACGTCCCCGCGGGCACCGACGTGGACGTCACCCTGATCGGCGGCGAGGGCAACGACACGATCACCACCCGCGGCGGCGACGACACCATCCTGGGCATGGACGGCGAGGACAAGATCGACGCCGGTGACGGCGGCGACCGGGTCTCGGGCGGGGCCGACGCCGACTACCTCGACGGGCAGGGCGGCGACGACACCGTCGTCGGCGGGTCCGGTCGCGACACCCTCTACGGCATGGGGGGCGACGACGTGCTGTCCGGCGGCGAGGGGCAGGACTACCTCGAGGGCGCCGACGGCGACGACCGTCTCGACGGCGGCGAGGGCAACGACATCCTCTCCGGCGGCAAGGACGACGACACGATCCACGGCGGCGGAGGCGACGACGTCACCTACGCCGGCCGCGGCCACGACACGACGTACGCCGGAAGCGGCAACGACACGTCGTACGTCGAGGGCACCGACGCCTCCTACGACACCGAGAAGCGGGTCACGGTCGAGATCCCGGACACCGGCTCCTTCATCAAGGTCGAGGGCAGCCCGGAGTTCGTGGCGCGGGTGCAGGCGGACCTGGAGATGCTGCGCGGGTCGCCGACCGGTCAGCAGATGCTCGAGAACCTGCAGGACAACCACGACAACTCGGGCTTCCTCGGCTTCAACAAGGAGTCCCTCACGATCCGCGAGTACCCCACCCCGGACAACAGCACGGCCACCCCGTCGGGCAACGACAACACCATCGAGTACTCGACGCACTTCAACACGCTCTACGACGGTCCGCCGTCCGCCGTGCTCTACCACGAGATGGCGCACGTCTACGACTACATGAACGACACCCTCGCGGACGGCACCTACCAGGGCGAGGACCTCCAAGACGTCGGTGACAACAACCGCGAGCGGGTGGCGGCCGGCCTGCCGATCGACGACGACAACGATCCCGACACTCCCGAACGGATCGATCCGCGGCACCCGTACGTCTACACGGAGAACGGACTTCGCGAGGAGATGGGTGCCCCACACCGTGACCACTACTGA